Part of the Deltaproteobacteria bacterium genome is shown below.
TTGATGTCTCACCGACTTGGTCACCGGATGGTCGACGTATCGCGTTCTGCTCCAGTCGCCGTGGTGGACCTCAGATTTATGTCATGGATGTCGGTAGTGGGAACATCCGCCGGCTCACGTATCAGGGAGACTACAACACTTCACCGGCGTGGTCGCCCAAAGGCGATTTGATCGCTTACACTACTCGTTCTGGTGGATTTCGCGTGATGGTGATGCCTGTAAATGGCGGAGAGCCGCGCTCACTTGGTGCTGGAGAGGACCCATCGTGGTCTCCAGATGGACGCTATGTTGTCTTCAGTCAACGTGGCCGCTTAATGATTGCGCGCCGCGATGGGAATAGCGTGAAAGAATTGACTCGTGGGGGGGGAGATGATACTAGTCCCGCTTGGTCCCCACGCCTGGAATAGCCAGGAAGAAAAGAAGAAACAACTAAGGTAAAGATGCGGAGTGTGTGTATGCGGAGCTGGCGAATCCTCGGTGTGTTTTTGTTGACATTGTTGGTGAGTGGATGCCCGAAGCAACAGCAAGGACCAGGCGATAGTGATCTAAGTGGGCCTGGAGGTGCGGGAGGACTTGGTTCTAGCGGAATACAAGATCGGAATCTGGCAGCGAAGGACCCAGGCCAGCGTACTCGTGAACGTATCGAACGCGAAGGTGCTGATCGAGGAGCGGGCGGCCCGTTGAGTGATGTGTATTTTGATTACGATGCCTTTGATCTGTCAACCGAGGCGCGTAATGCCCTACAATCTCACGCTGATTGGTTGAAGAATAATTCTGGGGCGAAAGTTGAAATTGAAGGCCATTGTGATGAGCGCGGAACGGTCGAGTATAATCTCGCACTAGGAGCCAAGCGAGCGAAAGCCGCTCGGGACTATTTGGTAAACCTGGGGGTTGATGCGAATCAGTTGTCGACAATTAGCTATGGAGAGGAACTCCCGGCTTGTAAAGAGTCGACTGAAGATTGTTGGCAGCAAAACCGCAGAGCGCACTTTTTGTTAGTTGGTCGATAATCTCAAAACTCCTACGATTGACAACTACCTGTGAAAACAATTGCTACTGTTAGTTCAATAGCCCTTCTGACCTGCGTCTGGGTGAGCGGATGTGCAACTCAGGCGGATCTCCAAGCGCAAAATCGAGAGAATGATCAGCTCCGCACGCAATTGGCTGACAGCCGAACAGTCAATGACGCCATGCGGCGAGAACTCGAAAAGATGCGCGGTGAAATGGAAGAGTTGCGTTTCCGTGTAGACCGAGCATCAAAGACTCGCCCGACAACAGTCGTCGCCAATCCTCAAGTACAAAACTTGGAGGAGCGGATCGCGTCGCTGGAACGCCAACTCAGTATGCGAAGAGAAAGTACAGTACCACGGCCTGTGCCAACGCCGTCGACAGCGATTCCGGCGCCGACAGCGACGCCACCGCCAGCCGAGGCGCCGCAAGTGGCTGCGGTTCCGCCCCCACCGACTCCGCCGCCCCCACCGCCAGTGCTCTCGCTACCACTCGAAGATGAGATTCTCCTTGCAAAGGAATCACCTGAAGTGCAAGAAGATTATCGGGGCGCATGGCAAGCTCTCAACGGCCAGCAATATGACAAGGCTATTCAACAGTTTCGGACTTTTCAGCGTAAAAACCCGACGTCCGAGCTTGCAGACGATGCTCAATACTGGATCGGCGAAAGTTACTTCACGCGCAGAGACTATAATCGCGCGATTCTTGAATACAACGATGTCTTGAAGTACCGTAAAGGCGACAAAGTTGCGGCTGCGCTGTTACGACAATCGCAAGCGTTCGTTGAAATTGGTGATAAAACTGATGCTCGGCTCATTTTGCAGAAGCTCATTAATGATCACCCGAACTCCAGACAAGCGAAAGAGGCACGCGAAAAGCTTCAGAGCCTTGGTCGTTAATCTTCGCAATTTTCTGCAACCCACAGACCTGACGTAGGGATTATGGAGGTTATTCGTCACATTACCTCCCGCCGTCGTTTTTCTCGCCCAGTGATTAGTCTGGGGAATTTCGACGGTGTTCATCTCGGTCATCAGGCAATTCTTGCGAAAGCCATAAACGAGGCTCGTGCGATACAGGGAACTGCATTAGTTCTCACTTTTCACCCTCACCCACTCACGATTCTGCGACCACAGAACCCCCTTCCGCTTATTTCGAGTCTCCGCGAAAAATTGCTATTACTTCGTTCTCTGAAAGTAGATGGGGTTATCCTGCAACCCTTTTCGTCAGCGTTTGCTCAATTGACAGCTGAGGAGTTTGTCCAACGTTATTTGGTGAATACTGTTGGGGTGGAAAGAGTGGTGGTTGGTCATAATGTCAGTTTCGGGCATCGTCGATCCGGGAATGCAGAGACGCTTGTCGCGCTGGGAAAGCAATTTGGTTTTGCCGTCGATGTTGTTGGCCCGGTGCTGATCGATGGTAAAGGGGTGAGCAGCACGGGTATTCGTACCTTACTTGGGACTGCCAGCATGCGCGAGGTCACCAGCCTCTTAGGGCGTGCATATGCGGTGAGTGGACGTGTGGAAAAAGGGTTCCAACGGGGACGTACTATCGGCTTTCCGACGGCCAATCTCCGCCCTCGTGCTGACCTGCTCTTACCGAACGGAGTTTATGCGGTCACGATTGACGTTGATGAGAAGACGACCGTACCGGGCGTTGCGAATGTTGGTATGAACCCCACTTTTGGTAACAAGCGACGAACTATTGAAGCCCACCTCTTTGATTTTTCCGC
Proteins encoded:
- the pal gene encoding peptidoglycan-associated lipoprotein Pal — encoded protein: MRSVCMRSWRILGVFLLTLLVSGCPKQQQGPGDSDLSGPGGAGGLGSSGIQDRNLAAKDPGQRTRERIEREGADRGAGGPLSDVYFDYDAFDLSTEARNALQSHADWLKNNSGAKVEIEGHCDERGTVEYNLALGAKRAKAARDYLVNLGVDANQLSTISYGEELPACKESTEDCWQQNRRAHFLLVGR
- the ybgF gene encoding tol-pal system protein YbgF, coding for MKTIATVSSIALLTCVWVSGCATQADLQAQNRENDQLRTQLADSRTVNDAMRRELEKMRGEMEELRFRVDRASKTRPTTVVANPQVQNLEERIASLERQLSMRRESTVPRPVPTPSTAIPAPTATPPPAEAPQVAAVPPPPTPPPPPPVLSLPLEDEILLAKESPEVQEDYRGAWQALNGQQYDKAIQQFRTFQRKNPTSELADDAQYWIGESYFTRRDYNRAILEYNDVLKYRKGDKVAAALLRQSQAFVEIGDKTDARLILQKLINDHPNSRQAKEAREKLQSLGR
- a CDS encoding bifunctional riboflavin kinase/FAD synthetase → MEVIRHITSRRRFSRPVISLGNFDGVHLGHQAILAKAINEARAIQGTALVLTFHPHPLTILRPQNPLPLISSLREKLLLLRSLKVDGVILQPFSSAFAQLTAEEFVQRYLVNTVGVERVVVGHNVSFGHRRSGNAETLVALGKQFGFAVDVVGPVLIDGKGVSSTGIRTLLGTASMREVTSLLGRAYAVSGRVEKGFQRGRTIGFPTANLRPRADLLLPNGVYAVTIDVDEKTTVPGVANVGMNPTFGNKRRTIEAHLFDFSADLYGKRLRVSFVEHIREERKFPSVPELIRQIQEDANRARALLAGQ